Within Sulfurovum xiamenensis, the genomic segment CAACGATTGAACTTCCAAAGATAGTCGCAACCGGAGAAACAAACAAAAACTGGAGAAGAAGAAGCAATGCCCACAAAAGTTTCAAACATGGTCTTGCTTTGATGCAGCAGAGAAAACCTAAGCAGGCAGCCGATTATTTTGAGGATGCCCGTAACAACTATCTTCAGCGCTATGACATAGACAAGTCTCTCTTCTGGCTCTATTTGAGCACAAAAGAGGATAAATATCTAGAAATGTTACGTGAAAGCTGTGATGTCAATATCTATACCTTAATGGCAGCGGATACCATCAACGGGAGATACCCTAAAACAATCACTGAATCCCTATGGAAAAGCAGTACATGGGGGTTTGATATCGAAGATCCGATCGATTGGGCCAAAGTGAAACAGAAGATGAATTCAGGTGTGGATCTGGATGATCTGGCAGAGGATCATAAATCACAAGAGACAATAGGAATCTATACCTATCTCAAAGCCAAAGCATGTAACTATACCCAGTCTTACTTTCCTATGCCTTACCGCAAGGCCATGAAACATATGACTCCCGAAAGGCAAGCACTTATCTATGCTATTGCAAGACAAGAGAGTCGCTTTGTACCGGCCTCTGTCTCACGTTCCTTTGCATTGGGTATGATGCAGTTCATGCCATTTCTCATCGAACATATCTCCAAGGAAAAAGGCGAAAAGATAGATTATGATGACATATTCAATCCCTACAAAGCCATAGAGTATGCTGACTTCCATCTTGACTATCTTACCAAGTACCTTTATCATCCTCTTTTTATTGCCTATGCGTATAATGGAGGGATAGGTTTTACAAGAAGACATATTACCAACAAGCATAACTTTAGGAAAGGTCCTTATGAACCCTATATGAGTATGGAAAAAATGGAAAATGAGGAAGCTAAAGAGTATGGGAAAAAGGTATTGGCAAATTATGTCATCTATCTCAATAAACTGGGTGTAACCACACGTATCTTTCCCCTCTTAAAAGTGCTGGCTTCACCTTCTGAAACCGATAAGTTCAGAAAGTAACACCAAAGATATTTACGATCAGAACGCTTCTTTACTCAATACATATTTCGCCACTTTGGCGAAGTGTAACTCACCTTTTCCGTATAAGGTACTCTCAAAGAGAAGCGTGATCTTTTTATTTGATTCATGTGGAAAAGTAACGAGATAATAACTGCTCCAAGGGGTCACAAAAGATAATTTCTTTAACTGTTCATCCTCGTGGCTCAGTGCTTGGATAGATTTAGCTCTTTTCCCATTTAGAGTTAAGATATTTCCCTCACCATTTAACTCTCCTGATGCTTTATCTTCCACAGACAATCCTACGATAAAAACTTCATCTCGAGTATCATTGTTTTCAAAGTTCGGAGTATAAAGATAGGTTGCAGTCAACAAGACCTTGGTCTCATTATTTTGATAGAGTTGCGTCTTTTCTGTTTTTTGTAACTGCTTATGATAGGTCATTTTTTCACTATAGCTTGCGATCAAATCTGTCTCTTGTTTTGATGTGCAGCCAAAAAGAAGCATTATGGCTATGAACGATAAACATGACCTAACCATGCGTACTCCTTGTAATTCATACGGATTTTAACATACATTCAATAAAGATTAATGTATAATTCATTCAATCATCATTCAAGGAAATCATACTGTGAGTAAAAGAGTTGCTGTTGCATTTACCGGTCCTTCAAACAGTGGGAAAACCACTCTTGTAGAAAAAATTGCAAAAATATTGATAAAAGAACGTAAAGTTGCCATCATAAAAAATGACCCTAAAGACAAAGCACATTTTGATGTAGAAGGTAAAGACAGCCATAAATTCTCACAAACAGGTGCTGAAGTTGTTGTTACATCACCTACACGGACCACCTACTTCTCACAGAGAGAAAAAACACTCGATGATATCGTAGCCATGATCAATGACTTTGATATATTACTTGTTGAAGGACTGAAAACACTCCCACTACCGCGAATCGCTGTTTTCAGAAACAAGATCGACGAAAGTTATTTTTCCTGCAGTGAAGCCATAGCGATTGATGATACGATCGATATGGCAACCTATACGATGCCAGAGAGTATCGATATACTTGATCTAAATAACACAGATCAGATCATAGAGTGGATCCATGCCCATGCAAAACAACTATAAAGTAAAAGAGGATAAGAGATGTTAACCATATTTGAAACCATTGAAAAAATTGCGATCAAAATTGACCACGCCATTAAAACAGAAGACCTGGGATATAGTGACACAGAAAATACATCGGGTGAAGATCAACTGAAGCTGGATGTAAAAAGCGACTATATTGTAGAAGAGGCTTTTAAAAATGTCTCGATTGTCAAAGCTTTGGTGAGTGAGGAGAAAGAGGGTGTCTTGGCATTGCATGATGAAGGAAAATATACGATCTGTTATGACCCTTTGGATGGTTCAAGTCTTGCAGATGTCAACCTCTCTGTAGGGTCTATCTTCGGTATTTATGAAGGTGAACTGAAAGCTGAAAATCTTGTAGCTTCTGCCTATGTTGTCTATGGTCCGCGTATTGAACTTGTGACAGCAACAAGAGATGCCAAACCCAAACATTACAGAGCACAGGAAGGTCTTTTCAACTTTATCTCCGAGATCTCATTGGATGAAAAAGGAAAACTCAATGCGCCTGGCGGAACACAACAGAACTGGAGCAAAGTCCATAAAACATTTGTAGATGGTCTTTTTGCTGAGGGGTACCGTCTTAGATACTCTGGCGGTATGGTACCGGACCTTCACCAGATACTTTTAAAAGGTGGCGGGATCTTCTCATACCCTGGGACATCAGACAAACCAAACGGCAAACTCAGACAGCTTTTTGAAGTGATCCCTTTTGCCTTCATGTATGAACAGGCTGGCGGTCAGGCGATCAGTAATGAAGGGGTGCGACTGATGGAATTGATACCAGCTCATCCGCATGATACAAGCCCTTGTTTTTTCGGTTCCAATTATGAAATAAACAAACTCAAAGAAGCCTACGGGATGAAAGTATAATGTCAGATCAAATACTCGATGAGTGGCAGATCGCCCTGAAGCAGAAAAAATCCGAGTTGGAAGCCTGTCAGTCAGAGCATCAGGTCAAAAGCTGTATGAGCTGTGAAAAACTGCTTGATTGTGAGGTACGTGACAGCTACGTACAGGCTGTCTATGACAGTATGAGCAAAGGTTCAGGTGGAGGATTTGAGTTCTAAGATGAAGCTATCAGCTTCAACTTCTCTGCCCTGCTCATCTTCTTCTTGATCTCATACTCACGTTTAGAGGCTGAACTTCTATCTGCATATTCTTCACTATAAACCAAGTTAACGGGTCTTCTTACGCGTGTGTATTTTGCCCCTTTGTCCGAACCGTTGTGCTCATCGATCCTGCGTTCCAGTTCTGTGGCAATGCCCGTATAAAGTGTCTCGTCTGCACACTTTACTATATACACATAATACATTGCTTCTTTTTACTTCTCATCTTCTAAAGCATACCCTTTAAAATAGACACGATGAATCTCATATGAGATAAAGAACTTATCTGAATATATTTCAGTTTTAATGAGCACATCTTTCTTTTTTATTTCAAATTCACTGATAGATTTATAATAGAGTGTGACAATACTTGGTCTTGTTGTTATCTTATCACAATCCGCAACTTCTATATAATATTCCCGTTCCATATTTCTAAATTTATAGAACTCTTTATTTCCGATCTTATAACGCTTTTTATTGTGAAGCCGTTTCTTTTTGATCTCTTCACGTTTTTGGGTACTGAGTCTTTTTTCATTGATCTTGGCTAAGATCTTCTTTTTTTCTTCTTCCGTGAATGATCTTTTTTGACCTTTGAGCTCCTCTTCTGCTCTTTGGTGGATCAATCTTTCTTCATTCAACCTATCCATAATGAGTTGTTTTTCTTCGGCACTATAGGTCTTTTTCTTTGAAAAGCTCTTGATATCTAATATTTCAGTTGGATCTTTATCCATGCTTGTCCTTTTAGATCTTCCCTCTCCCATTCTATTCCATACGGTTATTATAGCATTAGATATATTATTTTATAATATCATCCATATTACAGCACTATTTGGCTAGAATATTTATTCAAATTTTACTCTACAAACTCATTTGTTTAAGGAACTACATACTATGTCATGTCACAAAAAATCTTACATTACTACTCCGATCTACTACGTTAACGACATTGCTCATATCGGTCATGCGTATACAACCATCATTGCAGACACACTTGCACGTTACTCGCGTATGTCAGGATTGGATACTTTTTTTCTTACCGGTACGGATGAACACGGTCAGAAAATAGAAGAAGCTGCAAAAGCAAGAGGAAAATCGACCCAAGCTTATGCAGATGAGATCTCAGCTACTTTTAAAAACCTTTGGGATGATTTTGACATCTCTTATGATAAATTTATCAGAACTACAGACGCAGACCACATGAAAGGTGTTCAAAAAGCCTTTTCGATCATGCATGAAAATGGTGATATCTACAAAGACACCTATAAGGGTCACTACTGTATCTCATGTGAAACCTTCTTCCCTGCCATACAATTGGTTGATGATGAATTTTGTCCAGAATGTGGTAAAAGCACGACTATAGTAGAAGAAGAGAGTTACTTTTTCAAACTCTCAAAATATGAGGACAGACTGCTTAAATACTATGAAGAACACCCTAATTTCATTTTACCTAAGAGTAAAAGAAATGAAGTGATCCGTTTTGTTGAAGGCGGACTACAGGATCTTTCCATTACTCGTACAAGTTTTGACTGGGGTGTGAAACTTCCAGAAGAGATGGATGACCCTAAACACGTGATGTATGTATGGCTTGATGCACTGATGAACTATGTCACGGCACTTGGATATGGGACAGATGAAGCGAACATGGACTACTGGCCGGC encodes:
- a CDS encoding class 1 fructose-bisphosphatase, which produces MLTIFETIEKIAIKIDHAIKTEDLGYSDTENTSGEDQLKLDVKSDYIVEEAFKNVSIVKALVSEEKEGVLALHDEGKYTICYDPLDGSSLADVNLSVGSIFGIYEGELKAENLVASAYVVYGPRIELVTATRDAKPKHYRAQEGLFNFISEISLDEKGKLNAPGGTQQNWSKVHKTFVDGLFAEGYRLRYSGGMVPDLHQILLKGGGIFSYPGTSDKPNGKLRQLFEVIPFAFMYEQAGGQAISNEGVRLMELIPAHPHDTSPCFFGSNYEINKLKEAYGMKV
- the mobB gene encoding molybdopterin-guanine dinucleotide biosynthesis protein B translates to MSKRVAVAFTGPSNSGKTTLVEKIAKILIKERKVAIIKNDPKDKAHFDVEGKDSHKFSQTGAEVVVTSPTRTTYFSQREKTLDDIVAMINDFDILLVEGLKTLPLPRIAVFRNKIDESYFSCSEAIAIDDTIDMATYTMPESIDILDLNNTDQIIEWIHAHAKQL
- a CDS encoding transglycosylase SLT domain-containing protein; translated protein: MHLKFLLILLLLVLSMGTSTLQAKTFTYEQIHKMPKSIEKDYYIWRFLSQITTTAAEAKKVIYEASRLNTKLRTAYKNRTGSTIELPKIVATGETNKNWRRRSNAHKSFKHGLALMQQRKPKQAADYFEDARNNYLQRYDIDKSLFWLYLSTKEDKYLEMLRESCDVNIYTLMAADTINGRYPKTITESLWKSSTWGFDIEDPIDWAKVKQKMNSGVDLDDLAEDHKSQETIGIYTYLKAKACNYTQSYFPMPYRKAMKHMTPERQALIYAIARQESRFVPASVSRSFALGMMQFMPFLIEHISKEKGEKIDYDDIFNPYKAIEYADFHLDYLTKYLYHPLFIAYAYNGGIGFTRRHITNKHNFRKGPYEPYMSMEKMENEEAKEYGKKVLANYVIYLNKLGVTTRIFPLLKVLASPSETDKFRK
- a CDS encoding GIY-YIG nuclease family protein; the encoded protein is MYYVYIVKCADETLYTGIATELERRIDEHNGSDKGAKYTRVRRPVNLVYSEEYADRSSASKREYEIKKKMSRAEKLKLIASS